The genomic window ATTTCAGATGGATGTAACCTAccctttcatctttttctcttgaGCAGTGATAAAAGGTAACCGTCCATCCTTTCCATACCTCATCTACACCTTCTCCAACATGGCACTGGCAGCAGTACAGGTAGCCTTTTCCAGAGCTATGTTGGCCCGCACAGCTACCTCCGGCCAACCACTACCACTTCAGAGTAAGTAATATCATTGAAccagtgtattttattttaattattatatatttaattattttaattaaagactCAAGAGTGACCTGAGTTGCTGACCAAacctgggtcttttttttcctcctgtccCCGTCCTCCTCATCTTCATTCCTGCCTCTAAGCTAAATGAGACCAGGAGGCCCACGCTGAGAACTGGGGACTTTTCCAACTTTGTCATACTTTGAAGTGGAAGGGGGACATATGGGACATTTTCAGGAAGCATAGCCCTCTTTATCCCCATAGGACTTGTTAAGTCTCTGCTCTGAAAAGGCCCTTtatttctcttggcctcagttttctgttCTGTAAGATGAAGGGCAGGACTAGATCAATGGGTCCCACCTGCAGGAGAATTACTGCAAGGAAGGAATTTCCTAAAGCCATTAAAACAAATATTGATATCTGTCATAACAAAttttgattaataatattagcaaATATTGATTGAGTGTGCAGAGGCCATTGATACAGCTGGTGCTTAAATGCTTTGGGATAAAGATGATAGTAATCTCTAAAAATATCCTTGGTTTCAAGAAATTTACAGTTTAATTggggatatgtatatatatatgtatacatatatatgtatatatcaaaacAGTTGTGAGTATGATAACAGCATTTctctatacatgtatgtataatgtgATTTAGAAGATAGAATTAAATTCTAATATCCTAGTTGTTAAATTGATTCCCATAGGAATTAGTCTTTCATCTTGGTCTCATTACATCATTGTTCTTACTAGTTGACAACTAACTTgagcaaatatttaaaattgactatttttaaaataattaacttttctagttttcattttatatcagaagaaatctaaaaaagcattttcagaaattaaaaaatctttagaGATTCAAGTTAAAAAAACTAAGGTACAGATTATGTTGGTAATTTGGGAATGTGCttttaaaaagaagcatttttGATTGTGCctacctgaagaaaaaaaaaatatttaaaagtttgtGCAGTTGGGGCTAGgtagttcaatggatagagttaCAACCTTAGTGTCACAAAGACCTTAGTTCATGTttggcctcagatgtttactaactgtatgatcttcaacaagtcacttaaccttgattgcctcccttaaaaaaaaggtctgtgtgatggaaaatactattcacatccaaagaaagaactttggagtctaAATGAAGACCAGAACTtagcattttcactttttaaaatttgttttatgctttatgttttttccccttttgttctgattattaTGTCACAACAAGACTCACATGGAAATAGGTATAGCATAGCTTTATAAGGTTGCTCTTTGtcaggaggagagggagggaaaaaaatgtggaactcaaaaatcttatacaaatgtatgttgaaaactatctttatatatagttggaaaaataaataaatgaatttgtattaaaaataaaagtctgtGCAGTTAAAGGATAGCATCTTTCTGTGATATGCTTGAGTTAGACTATGTGGGGATTCCTTGGTTATCCATTTAATGACAAGACATATATAGGAGAAGATCTATGGTATATTGGGTGATTTCCCTTTGGAGGATTGATGAGAGGACTCAAGCAAGCTATAGAGGATGAGGAAATGGGCCCAGGGTAGGAATCTAGATTAGAAGGAGTAACTTTATCCTTGATCTCACAGATCCATTCAAGTAGGAAGTTTCTATTTACATGTAGCCAGAGCAGGTACTGCTGCTGATTAACTTGATTTTCCTTGTTTGGGGTCTTTCCAGTAGGAGCTCTAGGTTGCATTCGTCATAAATCTACATACACTCCTCTTCCAGATGACTACAATTGGTATGTATTACAatccaaaagaagaagaaacactGACTTAATTTCTACTTGTGCCTTAGATGTAATCTTTGAAATAACTTAATTTAGTTATTGGTTTTGGTGTAGAGACAAGCCAGGAGTGctttctttcttgaatttttttcctattattcttTTCAGTAATTTTTATGGTGGCTTTTGGAAAAGCATATGTTTACAAGCAtttgttaataaaaatatttactgcCATTGTGTTTTACTGAATGCTCAGATTATTGCAAGACATAAATATACTGCCAGAAATCCTCCTTATTCTTTTTGTAACTGAACTgtagatttggggaaaaattaatttttcaattttaaattatgtctAGTAGGTAAAAATAATTGCTCatactattatttaattttgaatagCTAATAGTTCTATAGTGCTTAGAAACTAAAGTACATACTTTCTGTATTAAGCATTTTACCTTAATGCATTTCAAAAAATTAGATGACCTTTGTGACTTCTTGGTAGGAATGCTAACTGTACACtattaaaaatgtgaattgggACTAATTCAAAAACTCACTTCTGACCATATTCAAGTTTtcttaggagtttttttttttttttaggtttttgcaaggcaatggagttaagtggcttgcccaaggtcacacagctaggtaattatgaagtgtctgaggccagatttgaactcaggtactcctgattccagggctggtgctctatccactgcaccacctagcctttcctcacttcgccacctagccaccccaagttttTTGAATATTTGAGAATACTATATTTAGAACTGAGAGAGGGACCTTAAATGTCATATAGTCCAATATAGGTTTTTcacagatgggaaaaaaaaaccatgaaaaaaaaagtaaatcactTTCCCAGTCTCACATTGATTTATCAGGGGACTGGATTTAAaaatccaggtcctttgactccagattCTGTTCTCTTTCTACTATTTCAGTGCCTTCCTAGTAAGTTCATGATTCTCTTAAGTCAAAATCTGCTTCAGTTCAATTCACTAAACTTTTTTTGCCAAAATTAATGTTTATATTATCCACATTTTGTAGTTTTCCATCCTGAAATGATGGTATTTGGGGAGTATAGTTCATTTTTGTAGTCTTAAGTtggctaaaataattttttttaacatttaattttcatGTTAATTCTTAGCCACACTGGTTTCTCCTGTGATCAGAGACAAAGCTCTTGGCAAGTATCTAAAGAAGGCATTCCTTTGGTAGTTTAAAAATTGTGCTCTTTTAGAATAAatttggaggggcggctaggtggcgtagtggataaagcaccggccttggagtcaggagtacctgggttcaaatctggcctcagacacttaataattacctagctgtgtggccttgggcaagccacttaacctcaatttgccttgcaaaaacctcaaaaaaacccaaacaaacaaacaaaaaataaatttggttaAGTCTAGAGGCCTGGAAGCTACTCTTGGAAGaactatgagaaaaatatttattcatgtttACGACCTCaagaaagagagagtgaagttAGACAAATCCAGAAAAGCTACCAGAGGCTCTGTTAAGTGACTTTGTTAAGAGGACATGCTAAAGAATAGAATTGTCACCTGCCTAAGAAGGGGGCAACAAAGTCCATAGTCATGGCAGGGGTGGAGAACATGGCCATGGTGGGCTTGGCCTTATTCTCCAAGTCACCAAAGACTTGAATGAGGGGCGACTTCTTGGAACTTGTTGGAAGTAGGTTAGGACAAATAAAGGAAGTCTACACTGGCATTCTTTTCTCAAATGGTGGTTCATCtagaataaacattttaaatagaaaCAGGATGAAAAGCCTACAAGTTTTGGATGAGTTTGGTCAGGTGAGGATTGTGTGGGGTTGCACAACACAGCTGGTTTGTTCAGCAGCGTGGCCTGACGTGTGGCCCTCTTTCACATGGGCCCAGTGGGTTCACTGCTTACttagcatttttttcctcatcaagTAATTTTAGGGTAATCACTTTTCATTTTACTACACAGATCCGTCATGTCCTGTGTACaataaaatgcttttcttttgcAGCAAGGTGGAACTTGCACTGTCATCGGACGGCAGGACGATTGTCTGCTACCATCCTTCTGTGGACATTCCTTATGAACACACCAAAGTAGGCCTGCATTTCTTACTTTTTGAATCACCATAAAATCTATCTTGTTGTGTTAGAAAGAAAGTAAAGTACGGGAATGGGTTAGGCAGGGTTCTCCACTTTCAGCTGATCTGGCTTTCTTTTAGCTCACTTCTGTCAGATTGTAACATCCACAGAACTCCACAGTATGACGTTGGCGTTCGTGACAAGGGCCTTTAGAGAACAGAGGTGGACCTCTGGGGTTCCGTGGTGGTCTGATCATGTATCATCTGCCAGGCCATTCTGGGCACCACAGTTAATAATGGGCTTGTCAAAAAGTTCATAGGCTTTGGAAATTTATCAGTATAATAGAGCGCAATGACAATACTATATAATAATCCTAAGTGCCTTCTATATACAAAGTActgaaattaaaatttgaaaaaaatagaccCTCAGGGTGCCCGGTCCACTGGGACTAAGACCCATCTATTCGGAAACCTGATAGGAAGTGGAACTGAGGAAGAGGAAATGCTCACCAAGCTCTGCCTGAGATTTGAGCAGGAGAGATCAATTTCCAGCTCATCTGGGCAGATGGAGTTGGGGCAAGGACACAGGAGGAGATTGAGCACCAGCCAGTGGAAGAGTGTTTTTGGAATAGAGGAGGTCCTATAGCTCCACAAAAGCAGATGGGAAAATTAGGTCAGGTACCAGTTTAAGGAGTTTGAATTTGAGTCTTTAGAAAGAAGTTCCTGAATATTTTTGAGGGGAGTGACTTGATCAGATCTGTCCTTCAGTACTGCCAGGGTCCAAGATTCTGACCATGGAGGGTACTCCATGGACATAGATGGTTGGTTTCCATGCCTTTGTAGAACAGTCTTATGAGGTTCCCGAAATTCACCTGGTGGTCAGCCCCTCTGCACTTAGATGGCTTCAGACTTGTAGGACGCATCCTTAGCCCATCATTGGCAGCATCTTTGGTGGGACTCATCAGGACTGTTCACCTGCTGGCATGGCTTATAAGAAGCCAGGGTTATCTTTGAGTGGCCTCAGTGTGGGATCAGGTGTGGGCAGGATCAGTTGGAGGAAGGGATTGGGTACTAAAGAGATGGTGATGGTGGAGTCTGGACATGGGGCACAGGGCAGGGAGGGAAAAGTTGAAGATGGCAGGTTTTGAGGTTGGGGGGACTGATGATGGTGAGCTTAGTGACAGGTCGCAAACAAAGTGGAGAGGAGGGTCATGGGAATGGAGAGATGATTGAACATAGGATGGAGCTGAGACACCTAGGCAGGAGAGCCAGGAGCTGACCCTGGTCTTCTGACACCAGGCACCAGAGCTCAGGGTGAGAGAGGGATTGGGGACCGTCTGTGCAGAGGAGATCCTCCActgagagggaaaagagggaaggccTCGAGGACCATCTGTGCATAGGTACCCCATCATGGGGTGGCAGGCAGACCATCAGAGGAGACCAGGAAGGCGGCCCTGGACAGACCAGTCAGGAGCAGTGGGGCAGACTCCACGGGAAGAGAGACAATGCAGTGGGCAGCCATGACCCTGCTGGCCTGGTGTTGCCAAGGCCACTGcttgaaattcagtaaatctcatagctttttaggagtgaattaattaaatgtttcacCAAATAGAGCCTGAGAATGGTGTTATATCCAATGGCCCTTTGGCAAAGcaaaggttccccatccctgccTTATAGGCTTTGAACTTTGTATAAATAATCCCTTATGTTTATATCACTGTTTGCAGACTAGGACAGACCTCTTGGAATCTGGATGTATCCTAAACCCCCtgcctttcccctctcctccctcccctccccctgcccctgaGCCGGAACCTGATGAAAAGGGTAGAAGAGAAATGCAAGTGGACTTGTATTCAagtcaaagttattttccttcatCAGCCCTCTGATAAATCTGGgatttattttattacttcaCCACCAGTAAATCTGTAttgctgggggcggctaggtggcatagtggataaaccactgtccttggagtcaggagtacctgggttcaaatctgatctcagacacttaataattacctagctgtgtggccttgggcaagccacttaaccctgtttgccttgcaaaaacctaaaaaaaaaaaccaaacctgtATTGCTGGATCCCCACGTCTCCATTCACCTGAGCCCCTGTAGCCTCTTGGCCGGCACCTCTGGCCCCGTGGACACCCAGGAGGTGTCCTTAAACAGGAAGGCTTTGCTATCTCAGGTGTTAGAACACCATAATTCTGGATCATGGATTTGCAGAGAACGTTTGGATAAAAGAAAGCCACACTCAGCCCAGTCAGCCTTCCTGGGCCCCGGGCATGTCCACCTCCTcgcctgtaaaatggggatgctGAGAACAACCCCTTCCCAGGGAGCATGGTGATTCTTGTAAAAAAATACTTGTGAGAATTAAATGCATTAATGTTTGTAAAAAATTActgtaacattttttaaaatggtagaaaaaagcatttgttaaaaaaaacctaCCATTCTGTCCATTGCCTGACACACTGTAGGCTTtctataaatgcttgttttctttccttccctgcctttttcttattttactagaatttttctctctttgaggTTCAGCCAAGTAGATCAAACAGTGCCTGAGAATCAGATAATGGTTGAGTTTCTGAGGATGCCAGAGGCTCATTTGTGTGACTTTAAACAAATCATTAATcacaatatttttatctttatttaaaaataaaaatattttccatcttcttccaattaaggatatttattttatgttgggTCAGTCCTACTGCTGAATAGGGAGATGAATGTTCATTTTTAGCAAtgaattgactttttttaaaactatatttttaatttttagaattgacttttttttaattaaaattttttaatttttccagttacaaACAGTGGTAGTTTTTCAAGTcatccatttatatatttatgagctccacatttttctactacccttctctctcctcctccctatgacagtgaacagtctggtaaaagttgtacatgtacattcctgtttaacatatgtacatattagtcatgctatgaaaagaggaattagaactaaggggacaggaaaaaacacaaaagttttcaaaactgaacatattaaGCTTTGCTCTATATTCAGACCCATAGTGgttcttctggatatggatggtgtggtcTATAATAGCAGGTCTCGCAGGGTTGTCCTTAACCTCCGAGccactgagaggagctgcctccatccAAGTTGATTGTCTCACAGTGTTAACGTGATCAGTGTTCTCACCTCATTTAGCATCTGTTCATGCcgagtctttccaagcttttttaaaagtcctttcacgggggcggctaggtggtgcagtggatagagcactggccttggagtcaggagtcgtgtggccttgggcaagccacttaaccccattgccttgcaaaatcttaaaaaaaaaagtcctttcactcatgatttcttctataataataataataataataataataataatacttcatcacattcatatttcacaacttgttcagccattccccagtggatgggcatcccctcaatttacaaatctttgctttaaatatttttgaacatgtgagacttttcccattttttatgatttctttggtatgtagccctagtattggtattactggatcaaagggtatgaacagttttattgttctttaggcatagttccagattgttcttcagaagagctggatcagttcacaaattcacctgcagtgcattagtgtcctagttttcccatatcccctccaatattgaccgttttccttttttgtcctcttagccaatctgatagatgtgaggtggtacctcagagttgttttaatttgcatcttctaatcaataatgatttggggcatttttgtCACATGACTATAAATGGcgataatttctttatctgaaaactgcctattcaaatcctttgaccatttctcaattgggaaatgacttgtaaatttgatttagttttttaatacattttagaaatgagtccattatTAGAAgcattagctgtgaaaattgtttcccagctttctacattccttctaatcttggctgcattggttttattagtgcaaaaactttttaatgtagtcaaaatcatccattttttgcaatttataatctactctctttcttgtttggtcataaatttctccctttccatagatccaacagatagagtatttcttgttctcttaattgatcAATGGTATCGcccattatgtctaaatcctgtactcattttgtccttttttttggtatagggtgtgagatgtgcatCTAggcctagcttttgccatactattttccagttttcctaatggtttttattgaatagtgaggtcttatcccagaagctagtgtCTTTAAGTTTGTCAAACAGTGGATTACTGTAGTCATTCACTACTGTTGgtgaattaacttttttaaagctCTTGGTCAAGTTTTCTTTGCATGTGCTTCCTGAGGGAAGCGAACCCCAGTGAGATCCTGCCCTAGAAACCCTAAGCTCCATCTCACCTTAGGAAGGACACTATCTGTTCATGATCTCTAGCTGCTTGTCCAAAAGCCAAATCCTTTGCCGTGAACAAAGTCCTTCCTAAAGCTTCAGGTCTAGCATCCCTTCCAACCAGACTCCTGCAGATTCTGGGGCCTCCTGCCTTATTCCAGGATGGCACATGGGAAGAAGTCTTCCCATTAGCTCTACCCCTTATTGACTTTATTTGCGTCTATCACACACTCTCCACCACTCCATCCTGGATCCACTTCCTGGTAGTTTTTCCTTGTTCTCTTCTCTGGTTGTCTGATATCTCATCAGGTTCCTGAGGATCCCTGGCTTCTTGAAGGCTCTGTCCTCAGAGCACCATTTGTGGCAAGGCCCTGTGGGTTGGCAAGGCTTGACACCTTCACAAGACTTATTGCCAGAATGGATGCAGGGCAAGGGATTATTCTGTGTCTGTCACACCAAGAccattttcctaaattaaatgtcTGTTTGAGTCCCCTCTAATTGGTGGAAGTGAAATGAAGAACTGAAGATGAATATTTCTCTTAATCCCTTAATTAGATGGTAACCTTGTATTCTGTAGACCCCATAGCAATGAGCACAATGTGACTAacttgatggggcagctaggtggcacagtggatagagcaccagccctggagtcgagtCAGGAgtagatgagttcaaatccagcctcggacacttaataactacctagctgtgtggccttgggcaagccacttaaccctattgccttgcaaaaacaaacaaaaaaattgactAACATTGTCATTTGTGGCCAAACCAATTAAAGTTAAGAATTCTATTGtaattcaaattcaaagaaaaCTTTCATTGCATCAGAGTATATCTAGTTTTTCTTAAAACCAGATATCCAAAACTGGTTTgtgataattattttcatttacattttcattttatgcttTATATACAGATAATCGTTTTTCCTAGTTTGGAGTAATATCATTTGGGGGAATCTTCTTTAAGTCTCCTATAAATCCTAGAtcatatcttttaaatttaatgcctttgattaaaaaacaacaattatGGTGTCTTCTTTAAAGGATAAATATCGCTCTGATAGTTGAAAGCATTGAAGTTTATTGATACtggtgttgttcagttgtttcagttgtgtctgactcttcatgatcctatttgggttttttttagcaaGGATACTAGaagggttgccatttccttctccagcttgttttcaGATGAGGCagttgaggcaaatagaagtatTAGATGACTAGCTCAGGGTccatcacacagctaataagtgtctgaagctgaatttgaacttgggtcttcctgactacaaaccTGGCCtagattctatccactgtgttacctaactatttctttcaatatttcaataATGTTTATGAAAGGTTGGTATCGAGTCTCACATCTCAGTGAGAATATTTGCATTTGATTTAACAACCAATATTCATCCTTAgtataaataagaattttttcatttgaaaaattccaCAAACAGTGATacgaaaaggaaaaatttaactGGTCTTTTGGAAAATTGGTATATCCTAAAACTTTGTGCTTATTGCTTTATCAGGAAAATAACTTTTCCTCTTACATAGTGAATTAACAAgttaattaaagaaatttttaaatagtgcttggaatttctcttattttcataTGGTGAACTCATGTTTTGCAGCCTATAGTTAGACCAGATCCTGTGGATAATAAAGAAGAGACATACGATCAAATGCTGAAAGCCAGATTAAAAGCAGATGGTAGCACTCTCCAGCAAGGACCCATGATAGAAGAGCTGAGTAAACTGTTCTTCACTACCAAGCACCGCTGGTACCCTTATGGACAgtaagtagttttttaaaaaacaaaacaaaaaacagttgTCCTAATATTCTAGGTGAAGTAAAGAATGAAGTTCAGTAGTTATTGCATTAATATCTTACAACCTAAAAAATTAGTTTCCTAAAGCGTTAGTCTCTCTTAAGAAAATCAAGCTAGTGGCGAAATGGTTCTCGTGAAATATGATCATAATCACTTAGTAATACCTGTGATGTTCCAGGAGCTCTGCCATGGGCTGTGGATGCCCACAAATGAGATTGGTCCTGACTCTAGGTTGTTTACATTACATGGGAGATGACCACATATATCTATACTTATCtctgtatttattttatctatctgtctgtctgtctatctatctaaagTAAATAAATCAATATGAGACTTTTGTTTTGTCAGGAGGACTTACAGAGAGTAATAGGAAATGCTTCATGTAGAAGATAGCTCTTGACCTGAACTTTGGAGGAAACCAGGGGTTCTTAGAAATGAAGATGAGGTGGGTGAGGAGCAGATAAAGCTAGGGAAGCCCTGTAGTGGGGGGGCAGAGGAGCAGTCATTTATTATGAGACCAGAAGGGTTGATTGGATCCAGTTTGTGAAGGCCTTCAGTTGCCAAAGAGAAGAGTTTGTTTGTGATCCTAGGAGAAGAAAGGCATCCTTCCTGAACCGTGGAATGGCCAGACCTGGGcttgaggaaaatcactttggcagcagtTTGGAGGGTGCCATAGAGGCAGAGTGGGGTTCTGAACTAGCTAAGGAGGGAGCTCTGAGAGTGACAAGAGGAATGGATGAAGGGTCCTTGTGGAGGTAGAGAAACAAGACTGGCCCATGgatgaggaagaaggaggagTTGTAGAGACCACAAGTCCCATTAACTCTGATAGTGATGGCTTGTGAGTGGAAACCCCTTGTCTTGGGATAGGCTCTGAGAAACTTGGTCTCCAGCATAGAGCTTACTAGTTTAGACACGATCACAGAAGCTAAttttcagaataacatttttcttaattttataatgGAATCTTGCCAAAGCTTATAATGGAAATTGGCAAGAGCCCTTGAAGAggaggattaatttttttttaattctgtgagATGTTCATTTAGTcctttgatttttattcatttcctttgttcaTGATTTATATAGTCATGGTGAGAGATGTTTGGTTTTTGGTGTCCTGTAGACAGTGAGCTTTGGACCTGAAATAACAGGGAGGACTCAGAGGAGGGCAGAGAATTGATTCATTCGCACCCACCTCCTAGCTTTAAGAATTTTCAAGAATGCAttaagaaggggcggctaggtggctcagtggataaagcac from Macrotis lagotis isolate mMagLag1 chromosome 2, bilby.v1.9.chrom.fasta, whole genome shotgun sequence includes these protein-coding regions:
- the MRPL42 gene encoding large ribosomal subunit protein mL42 isoform X1 → MALAAVQVAFSRAMLARTATSGQPLPLQIGALGCIRHKSTYTPLPDDYNCKVELALSSDGRTIVCYHPSVDIPYEHTKPIVRPDPVDNKEETYDQMLKARLKADGSTLQQGPMIEELSKLFFTTKHRWYPYGQYHQRRRKANPPKER
- the MRPL42 gene encoding large ribosomal subunit protein mL42 isoform X2, with protein sequence MALAAVQVAFSRAMLARTATSGQPLPLQRALGCIRHKSTYTPLPDDYNCKVELALSSDGRTIVCYHPSVDIPYEHTKPIVRPDPVDNKEETYDQMLKARLKADGSTLQQGPMIEELSKLFFTTKHRWYPYGQYHQRRRKANPPKER